A window of Pedococcus aerophilus contains these coding sequences:
- the uvrA gene encoding excinuclease ABC subunit UvrA has translation MKRVTAVHPTTPPIRPHHDQLVVRGAREHNLRDVSVELPRDSMIVFTGLSGSGKSSLAFDTIFAEGQRRYVESLSAYARQFLGQMDKPDVDFIEGLSPAVSIDQKSTNRNPRSTVGTITEVYDYLRLLFARAGRPHCPTCGEPITRQSPQQIVDRLLELPDKTRFQVLAPVVRARKGEYVDLFTELQSKGFSRARVDGEVVSLTEPPKLEKQIKHTIDVVVDRLVAKGSDAGAKRRLTDSVETALGLAGGVLVVEFVDKDVDDPTRERRFSERMACPNDHPLSMDDVEPRSFSFNSPFGACPKCSGLGTELEVDPELLVPDEDLSLSEGAIAPWAQGSGSAEYFQRVMTALGNDLKFSMDVPWSALPARAREALLHGQNYKVHVRYKNRYGRERSYTTGFEGVVPFVKRRHSETDSEWSRERYEGYMREVPCPECQGARLKPESLAVTIGGQSISAICALAIADCATFLQTVDFTARERQIAERVIKEIEARLGFLLDVGLDYLSLDRPAGTLSGGEAQRIRLATQIGSGLVGVLYVLDEPSIGLHQRDNHRLIETLTRLRDLGNTLIVVEHDEDTIATADWVVDIGPGAGEHGGKVVHSGPVKGLLEHPDSITGKYLSGRLEIPTPLTRRAQEKGREVTVVGAREHNLHGVDVSFPLGNLVAVTGVSGSGKSTLVNDILYNVLANKLNGARHVPGRHKTVKGLDNLDKVVHVDQSPIGRTPRSNPATYTGVFDAIRKLFATTTEAKIRGYQPGRFSFNVKGGRCDACSGDGTIKIEMNFLPDVYVPCEVCHGARYNRETLEVHFKGKTIADVLDMPIEEAADFFAAVPGIARHMRTLNDVGLGYVRLGQPAPTLSGGEAQRVKLASELQKRSTGRTIYVLDEPTTGLHFEDIRKLLEVLQGLVDKGNSVIVIEHNLDVIKNADWVIDMGPEGGNGGGLVVAEGTPEQVAEVEASHTGRFLGPVLAKSARSTARPTGATVARAGAEKAAVVTRATAAKRTAAAATSRSTTTKKAATKATSKSAAKSASAKKPSKVAAPGAAAKKATKAARSPRSAAAKRS, from the coding sequence ATGAAGCGCGTGACCGCAGTGCACCCCACCACACCCCCCATCCGCCCCCACCACGACCAGCTGGTCGTCCGTGGGGCCCGCGAGCACAACCTCAGGGACGTGTCGGTCGAGCTGCCCCGCGACTCGATGATCGTGTTCACCGGGCTCTCCGGCTCCGGCAAGTCCTCGCTCGCCTTCGACACGATCTTCGCCGAGGGCCAGCGCCGCTACGTCGAGTCGCTGTCGGCCTACGCCCGACAGTTCCTGGGCCAGATGGACAAGCCCGACGTCGACTTCATCGAGGGGCTCTCGCCCGCGGTGTCGATCGACCAGAAGTCGACCAACCGCAACCCCCGGTCGACCGTCGGCACCATCACCGAGGTCTACGACTACCTCCGCCTGCTCTTCGCCCGCGCGGGCCGTCCGCACTGCCCGACGTGCGGCGAGCCGATCACCCGGCAGAGCCCGCAGCAGATCGTCGACCGGCTCCTCGAGCTCCCGGACAAGACCCGGTTCCAGGTGCTCGCCCCGGTCGTGCGGGCCCGCAAGGGGGAGTACGTCGATCTCTTCACCGAGCTGCAGAGCAAGGGCTTCTCCCGGGCCCGTGTCGACGGCGAGGTCGTGTCGCTCACCGAGCCGCCCAAGCTCGAGAAGCAGATCAAGCACACCATCGACGTCGTCGTCGACCGCCTGGTCGCCAAGGGCTCCGACGCAGGGGCCAAGCGCCGCCTCACCGACTCCGTCGAGACCGCCCTCGGCCTCGCCGGCGGAGTCCTGGTCGTCGAGTTCGTCGACAAGGACGTCGACGACCCCACCCGGGAGCGGCGCTTCTCCGAGCGGATGGCCTGCCCCAACGACCACCCGCTGTCGATGGACGACGTCGAGCCCCGCTCATTCTCCTTCAACAGCCCGTTCGGCGCCTGCCCCAAGTGCAGCGGCCTGGGCACCGAGCTCGAGGTCGACCCCGAGCTGCTCGTCCCCGACGAGGACCTCTCTCTGAGCGAGGGCGCGATCGCACCCTGGGCGCAGGGGAGCGGCTCCGCCGAGTACTTCCAGCGGGTCATGACCGCCCTGGGCAACGACCTCAAGTTCTCGATGGACGTCCCGTGGAGCGCCCTGCCGGCACGCGCCCGCGAGGCGCTGCTGCACGGCCAGAACTACAAGGTCCACGTCCGCTACAAGAACCGTTACGGCCGCGAGCGGTCCTACACGACCGGCTTCGAGGGCGTCGTCCCGTTCGTGAAGCGGCGCCACTCCGAGACGGACTCCGAATGGAGCCGGGAGCGGTACGAGGGCTACATGCGCGAGGTGCCGTGCCCCGAGTGCCAGGGCGCCCGCCTCAAGCCCGAGTCGCTGGCCGTCACGATCGGCGGTCAGAGCATCTCGGCCATCTGTGCCCTCGCCATCGCCGACTGCGCGACCTTCCTGCAGACCGTCGACTTCACGGCACGGGAGCGCCAGATCGCCGAGCGCGTCATCAAGGAGATCGAGGCACGCCTCGGGTTCCTGCTCGACGTCGGGCTCGACTACCTCTCCCTCGACCGTCCCGCCGGGACGCTGTCCGGTGGCGAGGCCCAGCGCATCCGCCTGGCGACCCAGATCGGGTCGGGCCTGGTCGGGGTCCTCTACGTCCTCGACGAGCCGAGCATCGGCCTGCACCAGCGCGACAACCACCGGCTCATCGAGACGCTGACCCGCCTGCGCGACCTCGGCAACACGCTCATCGTCGTCGAGCACGACGAGGACACCATCGCCACCGCCGACTGGGTGGTCGACATCGGCCCCGGTGCCGGCGAGCACGGTGGCAAGGTCGTCCACTCCGGGCCGGTCAAGGGCCTGCTCGAGCACCCCGACTCGATCACCGGCAAGTACCTCTCGGGCCGGCTCGAGATCCCGACGCCGCTCACGCGGCGGGCCCAGGAGAAGGGCCGCGAGGTCACGGTCGTCGGGGCGCGCGAGCACAACCTGCACGGCGTCGACGTGTCGTTCCCGCTGGGCAACCTCGTCGCGGTGACCGGGGTGTCCGGCTCCGGCAAGTCGACCCTGGTCAACGACATCCTCTACAACGTCCTGGCCAACAAGCTCAACGGTGCGCGCCACGTGCCCGGCCGGCACAAGACCGTCAAGGGCCTGGACAACCTCGACAAGGTCGTCCACGTCGACCAGAGCCCCATCGGCCGCACCCCGCGGTCCAACCCCGCCACCTACACCGGGGTGTTCGACGCGATCCGCAAGCTGTTCGCGACGACCACCGAGGCGAAGATCCGCGGCTACCAGCCGGGTCGGTTCTCGTTCAACGTCAAGGGTGGCCGCTGCGACGCGTGCTCCGGTGACGGCACGATCAAGATCGAGATGAACTTCCTCCCGGACGTCTACGTCCCGTGCGAGGTGTGCCACGGCGCCCGTTACAACCGCGAGACGCTCGAGGTGCACTTCAAGGGGAAGACCATCGCTGACGTCCTCGACATGCCGATCGAGGAGGCCGCCGACTTCTTCGCCGCCGTCCCGGGGATCGCCCGGCACATGCGGACGCTCAACGACGTCGGCCTCGGGTACGTCCGGCTGGGTCAGCCCGCTCCGACGCTCTCCGGTGGCGAGGCCCAGCGCGTCAAGCTCGCCTCCGAGCTCCAGAAGCGGTCGACCGGTCGCACCATCTACGTCCTGGACGAGCCGACCACGGGTCTGCACTTCGAGGACATCCGCAAGCTGCTCGAGGTGCTGCAGGGCTTGGTGGACAAGGGCAACAGCGTCATCGTCATCGAGCACAACCTCGACGTCATCAAGAACGCCGACTGGGTGATCGACATGGGTCCCGAGGGCGGCAACGGCGGTGGCCTCGTCGTGGCCGAGGGCACGCCCGAGCAGGTCGCGGAGGTCGAGGCCAGCCACACGGGCCGGTTCCTCGGGCCGGTGCTGGCCAAGAGCGCGCGGTCCACGGCACGCCCGACCGGCGCCACCGTCGCCAGGGCCGGCGCGGAGAAGGCTGCGGTCGTCACCCGTGCGACGGCAGCGAAGCGCACCGCGGCGGCAGCGACGTCGCGCAGCACCACGACCAAGAAGGCCGCCACCAAGGCCACCTCGAAGTCTGCTGCGAAGTCCGCCTCCGCGAAGAAGCCCAGCAAGGTCGCTGCCCCCGGTGCTGCTGCGAAGAAGGCCACGAAGGCCGCACGCTCACCCCGCTCGGCCGCAGCCAAGCGGAGCTGA
- a CDS encoding glycoside hydrolase family 15 protein, with protein MTTPLQPTPIEEYAVLGDTETAALVSRAGSIDWLCLPRFDSPACFAALLGTRDHGRWLLGPVQEARSTRRYVDNSFVLETVHETDSGTVTVTDLMPIGDGRADIIRSVRGDRGTVRMRHEWVVRFDYGKVRPWVSRGVGHRLDSDVITAIAGPDMLVLRGTRLPEPEDGHHVDEFDVAAGETYTFSTTWFPSHEPVPEPLDIDSRIKETVDVSNAWAHRCTYDGPYREEVVRSLLTLRMMTHSRYGGIVAAPTTSLPEDFGGERNWDYRFCWLRDASLTLEALVASGYLDEARLWRNWLIRAVAGDPEDLQIMYAIDGSRRLPERTLDHLPGYAGSTPVRIGNGAVDQRQSDVLGEVMIALDEARRAGLEVSAQGWAMQRALVDDLATHWDQPDNGLWEIRGPLRHFTHSRVMVWAAFDRAVRTVEEHGLEGPVERWREVRDAVHAEVLAKGFDPGRGTFTQHYDTHEVDASLLLIPLVGFLPADDPRVLGTVRAVETDLMRDGFLLRYRTESGVDGLSGDEHPFLACSWWLVTAYAACGRVDDARVLMDRLVGLLNDVGLVSEEYDPVNRRMVGNFPQAFSHLTFIGAAHALAAAEEKAARAAHGTPAD; from the coding sequence GTGACGACGCCGCTGCAGCCGACGCCCATCGAGGAGTACGCCGTCCTCGGCGACACCGAGACCGCCGCCCTCGTGAGCAGGGCTGGGTCGATCGACTGGCTCTGCCTGCCGAGGTTCGACTCCCCCGCGTGCTTCGCCGCCCTCCTGGGCACGCGCGACCACGGGCGCTGGCTGCTCGGCCCCGTGCAGGAGGCCCGCAGCACCCGCCGCTACGTCGACAACTCGTTCGTCCTCGAGACCGTCCACGAGACCGACTCCGGCACGGTCACCGTGACCGATCTCATGCCCATCGGCGACGGCCGGGCCGACATCATCCGCAGCGTCCGGGGCGATCGCGGCACCGTGCGCATGCGGCACGAGTGGGTCGTCCGGTTCGACTACGGCAAGGTCCGCCCCTGGGTCTCGCGCGGCGTGGGGCACCGCCTCGACAGCGACGTCATCACGGCCATCGCAGGACCGGACATGCTCGTGCTCCGCGGCACCCGCCTCCCCGAGCCGGAGGACGGCCACCACGTCGACGAGTTCGACGTCGCCGCCGGGGAGACCTACACGTTCTCGACGACATGGTTCCCTTCGCACGAGCCGGTGCCGGAGCCGCTCGACATCGACTCCCGGATCAAGGAGACGGTCGACGTCTCCAACGCGTGGGCGCACCGGTGCACCTACGACGGGCCCTACCGCGAGGAGGTCGTCCGCTCCCTGCTCACCCTGCGGATGATGACGCACTCGCGCTACGGCGGGATCGTCGCCGCCCCCACGACGAGCCTGCCCGAGGACTTCGGCGGCGAGCGCAACTGGGACTACCGCTTCTGCTGGTTGCGCGACGCGTCCCTCACGCTCGAGGCGCTCGTCGCCTCGGGCTACCTCGACGAGGCCCGGCTGTGGCGCAACTGGCTCATCCGCGCGGTCGCCGGTGACCCCGAGGACCTGCAGATCATGTACGCCATCGACGGGTCGCGACGGCTCCCCGAACGCACCCTCGACCACCTCCCGGGCTACGCCGGGTCCACCCCGGTGCGGATCGGCAACGGCGCCGTGGACCAGCGCCAGTCCGACGTGCTCGGCGAGGTGATGATCGCGCTGGACGAGGCACGACGGGCCGGGCTCGAGGTGTCGGCCCAGGGCTGGGCGATGCAGCGGGCACTGGTCGACGACCTCGCCACGCACTGGGACCAGCCGGACAACGGCCTGTGGGAGATCCGCGGTCCGCTGCGCCACTTCACCCACTCGCGGGTGATGGTCTGGGCGGCCTTCGACCGGGCGGTCCGCACCGTCGAGGAGCACGGCCTCGAGGGCCCCGTGGAGCGCTGGCGCGAGGTCCGCGACGCCGTGCACGCGGAGGTCCTGGCCAAGGGGTTCGACCCGGGGCGCGGCACCTTCACCCAGCACTACGACACCCACGAGGTCGACGCGTCCCTGCTCCTCATCCCGCTCGTCGGCTTCCTGCCCGCCGACGACCCCCGCGTGCTCGGCACGGTGCGCGCGGTCGAGACCGACCTCATGCGGGACGGCTTCCTGCTGCGCTACCGCACCGAGTCCGGGGTGGACGGGTTGTCCGGGGACGAGCACCCGTTCCTGGCCTGCTCGTGGTGGCTCGTGACGGCGTATGCAGCGTGCGGCCGGGTCGACGACGCCCGGGTCCTGATGGACCGCCTCGTCGGCCTGCTCAACGACGTGGGGCTGGTGTCCGAGGAGTACGACCCCGTGAACCGCCGGATGGTCGGCAACTTCCCCCAGGCGTTCTCCCACCTCACCTTCATCGGCGCCGCCCACGCCTTGGCCGCGGCCGAGGAGAAGGCGGCTCGGGCTGCCCACGGCACGCCCGCGGACTAG
- a CDS encoding response regulator transcription factor, giving the protein MPAPTRILVVDDHEVFVDALAVCLGDFDGVAVVGTATSLESGMRLLDQAAYDVMVLDLDLAGEDGLRLAREALRLNPGAGVVVATGLDASDRVVEAVQLGVRGWVTKTVTPEELVDAIKGVARGETRIPADLLAGVLVSFSREQRAPLEHVQGIRDLTTRELEVLGCLVEGMSRTEIGELLHVSPNTVRTHVQSILHKLKVHSALAAVAIARRAGVTGASILTS; this is encoded by the coding sequence ATGCCTGCCCCCACGCGCATCCTCGTCGTTGATGATCACGAGGTCTTCGTCGACGCCCTGGCTGTCTGTCTCGGTGACTTCGACGGTGTGGCGGTCGTGGGCACGGCCACCAGCCTGGAGTCCGGGATGCGCCTGCTCGACCAGGCTGCCTACGACGTCATGGTCCTCGACCTGGACCTCGCCGGCGAGGACGGCCTCCGGCTGGCTCGGGAGGCGCTGCGCCTCAACCCCGGCGCCGGGGTGGTCGTCGCCACCGGGCTCGACGCGTCCGACCGCGTGGTCGAGGCGGTCCAGCTCGGCGTGCGCGGCTGGGTCACCAAGACCGTCACCCCCGAGGAGCTCGTCGACGCCATCAAGGGCGTGGCCCGTGGTGAGACGCGGATCCCGGCCGATCTCCTCGCCGGGGTGCTGGTCTCGTTCTCCCGTGAGCAGCGGGCACCGCTGGAGCACGTCCAGGGCATCCGCGACCTCACCACCCGTGAGCTCGAGGTGCTGGGCTGCCTCGTCGAGGGCATGAGCCGCACCGAGATCGGTGAGCTGCTGCACGTCTCGCCCAACACGGTGCGCACCCACGTGCAGAGCATCCTGCACAAGCTCAAGGTGCACTCGGCCCTCGCTGCGGTGGCCATCGCGCGCCGCGCCGGCGTCACCGGAGCCTCCATCCTCACCAGCTGA
- a CDS encoding maleylpyruvate isomerase family mycothiol-dependent enzyme, whose product MNPDDVSPAHDRDLLADHTARLLATTARLDDVSAPSLCDGWSRGHVLAHLARNAEAIERLAGWAVTGERQDMYPGGTASRDAEIEAGAGRGPAEQLADLTRTARSLEPALEALDGPLAAERVEMRGGYEVAAVRLPFLRLREVVFHHVDLDAGFSFDDVQPELLRGFVGDAVDRLAVGRTPPDVTLVADEGDSWQVGAGTTTVRGSLGGLVLWLSRRIDTGVTSPEGTVPGLPRGA is encoded by the coding sequence GTGAACCCCGACGACGTGTCCCCCGCCCACGACCGCGACCTGCTCGCCGACCACACGGCGCGCCTGCTTGCCACCACAGCCCGGCTGGACGACGTCTCGGCGCCGTCCCTGTGCGACGGCTGGAGCCGAGGTCACGTCCTGGCCCACCTCGCCCGGAACGCCGAGGCGATCGAGCGGCTCGCAGGCTGGGCGGTCACCGGGGAACGCCAGGACATGTACCCCGGCGGGACCGCGTCCCGGGACGCCGAGATCGAGGCCGGAGCCGGCCGGGGTCCCGCCGAGCAGCTGGCCGACCTCACGCGGACGGCCCGGTCCCTCGAACCGGCGCTGGAGGCCCTGGACGGGCCTCTGGCCGCCGAACGCGTCGAGATGCGTGGCGGGTACGAGGTCGCCGCCGTGCGGCTGCCGTTCCTGCGCCTGCGCGAGGTCGTGTTCCACCACGTCGACCTCGACGCAGGGTTCTCGTTCGACGACGTGCAGCCCGAGCTGTTGCGCGGGTTCGTCGGTGACGCCGTGGACCGCCTGGCCGTGGGGAGGACCCCACCCGACGTGACGCTCGTGGCCGACGAGGGCGACTCGTGGCAGGTCGGTGCGGGCACGACCACCGTCCGCGGGAGCCTCGGCGGACTGGTGCTGTGGCTGTCGCGCCGCATCGACACCGGCGTGACGAGCCCGGAGGGCACGGTGCCCGGACTGCCCCGCGGAGCCTGA
- a CDS encoding ABC transporter ATP-binding protein codes for MLLEVDDLCVNYGRIEAIRNISFTIDEGEIVTLIGANGAGKTTTMKTVSGLRPVRQGTIKFQGQDITAMPPHERPVLGIAQSPEGRGCFIGMTVQENLDMGAYARPDRKSPKIGQDRDRVFGLFPRLAERRTQVAGTMSGGEQQMLAMGRALMANPKLLLLDEPSMGLAPKLIQQIFDIITEINNQGTTVLLVEQNAAQALKRADRAYILETGEIVREGSGKELANDPAVKAAYLGGDV; via the coding sequence ATGCTTCTTGAGGTCGACGACCTCTGTGTCAACTACGGGCGCATCGAGGCCATCCGCAACATCTCCTTCACCATCGATGAGGGTGAGATCGTCACCCTCATCGGGGCCAACGGTGCCGGCAAGACGACGACCATGAAGACCGTGTCGGGCCTGCGACCGGTCCGGCAGGGCACGATCAAGTTCCAGGGGCAGGACATCACCGCGATGCCTCCCCACGAGCGACCCGTGCTGGGCATCGCGCAGTCCCCCGAGGGCCGCGGCTGCTTCATCGGGATGACCGTGCAGGAGAACCTCGACATGGGCGCCTACGCGCGCCCCGACCGCAAGTCCCCGAAGATCGGGCAGGACCGCGACCGCGTGTTCGGCCTCTTCCCGCGGCTCGCGGAACGACGCACCCAGGTAGCCGGCACGATGTCCGGTGGCGAGCAGCAGATGCTGGCGATGGGGCGCGCCCTCATGGCCAACCCCAAGCTGCTCCTGCTGGACGAGCCGTCGATGGGCCTGGCACCCAAGCTGATCCAGCAGATCTTCGACATCATCACCGAGATCAACAACCAGGGCACGACGGTGCTGCTCGTCGAGCAGAACGCCGCGCAGGCGCTCAAGCGCGCCGACCGCGCCTACATCCTCGAGACCGGCGAGATCGTCCGCGAGGGCTCCGGCAAGGAGCTCGCCAACGACCCGGCGGTCAAGGCCGCCTACCTCGGCGGCGACGTCTGA